Proteins encoded within one genomic window of Epinephelus lanceolatus isolate andai-2023 chromosome 9, ASM4190304v1, whole genome shotgun sequence:
- the prkg1l gene encoding cGMP-dependent protein kinase 1 — protein sequence MGTLRDLQFALQLKIEELRQRDTLIDELELELDTKDELIRRLQEELDRYRATVSLPGSSAASAACSSQSEDLQRTSRKTVISEPFTLDPVTLAMVSHRSCDKSQESQRLIQAAFLKNDLLKNLDEGEIRAITACMYPTTINQGCYVAQEGANGAQAYVLEEGRLDVTKDGLKLLTIEPEDMFGELALLYNCTNIYSVSAQMDSKLWVIDRKSYQTILMQSGLNRLSHSMELLSSVPFLQSLPEDVIMKMSDLMEETHYTEGDYVIRQGAAGDTFYIISKGQVKVTEKKPGHDEQIVLSKLAERQWFGEKALWGEDVRTMNVIAAGDVTCLVIDRETFKDILGGLVFNRSNEVQQSLESKIESEKEPDPFSSSTLSDFQIICTLAVGEFGHVDLVHLKSNVKCLYAMRVLKKKLILNNGQREHILREGHILMEAHCPFIARLYKTFRDAECLYVLTEACLGGDLSSLLKDEGCLDECSTRFYTACVVEALTFFHCRGVIYRDIKPENVCLDERGYAKLIGSRCLKKIKVGKKTWTFCGTPGYMAPEIILNKGHTLSADFWSLGVLVFELLSGGLPFSDSEPMKILTATIRGIDQIDFPKTVSKSASSLIKKLCRSNPSERLGSQRNGAKDIQKHKWFEGFNWDGLCKGTLNPPVIPKVKDPLDSSTCGHYTEGSVELCTNWDDF from the exons ATGGGTACACTTCGGGACCTCCAATTTGCCCTGCAACTGAAAATTGAGGAGCTTCGCCAGAGGGACACACTAATAGATGAGTTAGAGCTGGAGTTGGATACAAAGGATGAACTCATTCGGAGACTGCAGGAAGAACTGGATCGCTACAGAGCCACTGTCTCCCTCCCAGGATCCTCCGCAGCCAGTGCAG CTTGCTCTTCTCAAAGTGAGGACTTGCAGAGAACCAGTAGGAAAACAGTAATTTCAGAGCCCTTCACTTTGGATCCTGTGACTCTCGCCATGGTCTCACATAGAAGCTGTGACAAAAGCCAGGA ATCTCAGAGGCTGATTCAGGCTGCCTTTCTGAAGAATGACTTGTTGAAGAACCTTGACGAAGGAGAAATCAGAGCCATCACAGCTTGTATGTATCCCACCACCATCAATCAAGGCTGCTATGTCGCTCAGGAGGGGGCCAACGGGGCTCAGGCGTATGTTTTAGAAG AAGGGCGGCTGGATGTGACAAAAGACGGACTGAAGCTTCTCACAATTGAACCAGAAGACATGTTTGGAGAGCTGGCTCTCCTCTACAACTGCACCAACATCTACTCTGTCTCAg CGCAAATGGACAGCAAGCTGTGGGTTATTGACCGCAAAAGCTACCAGACCATACTCATGCAGAGTGGTCTCAACCGCCTTTCTCATTCAATGGAGCTGCTAAGCAG cgtTCCCTTCCTGCAGTCTTTGCCGGAGGATGTCATCATGAAAATGTCTGATCTTATGGAGGAG ACACACTACACCGAAGGTGACTACGTCATCCGACAAGGAGCTGCAGGAGACACCTTTTATATCATTAGCAAGGGCCAG GTgaaagtgacagaaaagaagCCGGGCCATGACGAGCAGATAGTCCTGTCTAAGCTCGCCGAGAGACAGTGGTTTGGAGAGAAAGCTCTGTGGGG AGAGGATGTTCGGACGATGAATGTGATTGCTGCTGGTGATGTCACATGTTTGGTCATAGACAGAGA GACCTTCAAAGACATCCTTGGAGGGCTGGTATTTAACCGCAGTAATGAGGTGCAGCAAAGCCTTGAATCCAAAATCGA GTCAGAAAAGGAGCCTGATCCCTTCTCATCTTCCACCTTAAGTGATTTCCAGATCATCTGTACTCTTGCAGTTGGGGAGTTTGGTCACGTAGACCTG GTGCACCTAAAGAGCAACGTCAAGTGTCTTTATGCCATGAGGGTCCTTAAGAAGAAGCTGATCCTCAACAATGGTCAACGGGAGCACATCCTGAGAGAAGGGCACATTCTAATGGAGGCTCACTGTCCATTCATAGCCAG ACTATATAAAACCTTTAGAGATGCCGAGTGCCTGTACGTTTTGACAGAAGCTTGTCTTGGTGGGGATTTAAGTAGTCTGCTCAAAGATGA AGGATGTCTGGATGAATGCAGCACCAGGTTCTACACGGCTTGTGTTGTTGAGGCCTTGACCTTTTTTCACTGTCGAGGTGTCATCTATAGAGATATCAAGCCTGAAAATGTTTGTCTGGATGAACGTGGTTATGCCAAATTG ATTGGCTCCAGATGTCTAAAGAAGATTAAGGTGGGTAAGAAGACCTGGACGTTCTGCGGCACACCAGGCTACATGGCACCTGAAATCATCTTAAACAAAGGCCACACTTTATCTGCAGACTTCTGGTCACTGGGGGTTTTAGTGTTTGAACTTCTGAGTGGTGG GCTCCCATTCAGCGACTCTGAGCCGATGAAGATTCTCACTGCAACCATTCGTGGCATCGACCAGATCGACTTCCCAAAAACCGTCAGCAAAAGTGCCTCCAGCCTCATAAAGAAACTGTGCAG GAGCAATCCCTCGGAGAGGCTGGGCAGTCAGAGAAATGGGGCCAAGGACATTCAGAAGCACAA GTGGTTTGAAGGATTCAACTGGGACGGACTCTGTAAAGGCACATTGAACCCTCCAGTTATTCCTAAA GTTAAGGATCCTTTGGACAGCAGCACATGTGGTCATTACACAGAGGGCTCAGTGGAGCTGTGCACAAACTGGGATGATTTCTga
- the ubl4a gene encoding ubiquitin-like protein 4A, translating into MILTVKPLQGKECNVQVTEDEKVSTVKELVSERLNIPANQQRLLYKGKALADEHRLSDYSIGPEAKLNLVIRPVGERTGASGTSASSSSSSTQGRVWQTVSTILARHFSPADAAKVHEQLIKDYERSLRQLSLDDIERLAGRLLHPDGEGMDPSYMD; encoded by the exons ATGATCCTCACCGTGAAACCGCTTCAAGGAAAAGAATGCAACGTACAG GTGACTGAAGACGAAAAGGTCTCCACAGTAAAGGAACTTGTGTCAGAACGTCTCAACATACCAGCAAACCAGCAGAGGTTGCTCTATAAAGGGAAAGCACTTGCAG ATGAGCACAGACTGAGCGATTACTCCATTGGGCCAGAGGCTAAATTGAATCTGGTTATCCGTCCAGTGGGAGAGAGGACTGGAGCATCGGGGACAtctgccagcagcagcagcagcagcacacagggGAGAGTGTGGCAGACTGTGTCCACTATCCTTGCTAGACACTTTAGTCCAGCAGACGCAGCAAAAGTACATGAACAGCTTATTAAG gACTATGAACGCTCACTTCGACAACTTAGTCTTGACGACATTGAGCGCTTGGCAGGAAGACTTCTTCACCCAGACGGCGAGGGCATGGATCCTTCATACATGGACTAA